tcatgAACTATCTGGCAGTGAAAGTATCAAATCTAATTGAGACGtaagtattttactttttcatctTGAAATAAAAGCCTTCTAAATATGTGCTATTAAaacttgaaatgaaataaactaCTAATAATCGCCCATTGTTGTTTACttcaaataaacatattaataaCATAATGGACTGATATACAAACTGTGCACCGAAATAATGTAATTGTAATAgtacaaattattattaaaatgcaAATGATTCATTAGTCATTAGTcatttttctcgtttttcagaCGAACAACGTAGAGTAGATATGGAGAATTCAGAGTTGCGTTTCTTACAAATATTCCAAAAAACCCTTTTTGAGCAAGTGGACCCTTTAAAGATAACCAAGCGATTGAACAAGCTCAAAATCCTAGATGGTTCTCAAAGGAGAGAATTATTTGCTTTAAAAAGTTGTGAAAGACGCAAAATATGGACACTACTGTTTTGCTTAATCGAGAAGCACTGTTCTCTTCAACAGGTTTTACAAGTTCTGCTCGAATGCAGTTATATTGATCTATTTCTTCAAATGGCTATCCAGTTAAAATGCTATTCAAACCATGTAGGACAGCCATCTGCTGTTCAACGAACCGGTAGTTTAAGTTCCAGTCGACGATTTTCCCAAGAACTGTTTAtagaacttaaaataaaaacacataacTTAAGTATCGGAGATCCTAGAACGCATCTTCATGAGAAATCAGAGATTTACAGGAcaaactattttaaagaaagtgaatatcttgaaaaaatggCAAAAGCAGACAAATATGCTGCATCTATTTGCGCCGAAATTGATGCGCATACAATGTTGTATGTCCAAGAACTTCCATCTCATGGACTTTTCGAAGAGCTAAAACAGTTGATATCGCATACATCTAATACCCACGTGACTCAAGTTGCCTACGATTCACGATTAGCTATTGCACATGCGATTGCAGATCAAGATGACAAAGGCGACCATTTCCTTCGACAAGCAATGGCGTCGTCTGTATTTATTGGACACTGCGTAGAACTAATCAACAtgctatatatatttgtattcaatTTGATATGCATGTATGAGAAAAGTCCAACAGTTCAAACATtagaaaagatattaaaaatagCCGAATACAGTTTGCATTGCCTTCAGGAAGAAAATGATTGTGTTGTTAGATCGTTTTGGATGCGTATGTTTTATCTCCGAATGGTTTATTGTTTGTTGGGAATCAGCAATAAAGGTGATATAATTCCTGGCTGTATTGTTTTACCAAAGCATGTTCAAAGGGCTAGTGATTTGTTGGCAGAGGTAGATAAAATATGGAACGGGATTGAGACAAGGCGGAAAATGTTTTACTATGTCGCTCAAGCAAGAATTGAAGAACTAGAAAATCCCCCAGAAGAAATCGACCTAGCtttagaatttataaatatggCGACTGAAATAGCAAGGAAGGGTAACTTTGGAGAATCTAAATTCATTAATGAGTACGCAGAATCTCTCAGAGTCATACAAAGTAAATACTGCAGAGATGATTCTAATGATGAAGTTCATGGTAAAATATTGGTACGGTCAGCTATGGAACATGATGAAAATAATGACGAACATCCGAACACTAACACTGTAACAAAATGTGTGTGTGGTGATAAAGGAAATACACAAGAACAATATTCGTTGCAAACGTCAGAAACTCAGAAGCTTTTACTCGATGAAGTTAACATAACATTGGAACAAGAACAGCTATTACTTAGACCTTATCTCAAGCAATTGAATCCTCCTACCAGATTGAAACATATATTCAGGGACGAAAAAAACGAATCTCAATCCATCATAGATATCCCTTGTCATAAGACTGATGACAACAGTATATTGAACAACACAGCAATTACTATGCATTCAAATGGGGTTTTATGTCAGGACTTGGTTGCTGAGAGGTTTGAATCTCTGATGAACAGCAAAGATCTTgacaatttttatattgaaacagatttttcttctgttataaatttacatagaccaattatttaatgtttttgggTACGGGGTTGTGTTTCAAATCCTTTTTCGtatacatttacatttatttgttttgttataattaatcTCGATTCAAATAAAGTTTGTTA
The genomic region above belongs to Mytilus trossulus isolate FHL-02 chromosome 7, PNRI_Mtr1.1.1.hap1, whole genome shotgun sequence and contains:
- the LOC134725262 gene encoding uncharacterized protein LOC134725262, which codes for MENSELRFLQIFQKTLFEQVDPLKITKRLNKLKILDGSQRRELFALKSCERRKIWTLLFCLIEKHCSLQQVLQVLLECSYIDLFLQMAIQLKCYSNHVGQPSAVQRTGSLSSSRRFSQELFIELKIKTHNLSIGDPRTHLHEKSEIYRTNYFKESEYLEKMAKADKYAASICAEIDAHTMLYVQELPSHGLFEELKQLISHTSNTHVTQVAYDSRLAIAHAIADQDDKGDHFLRQAMASSVFIGHCVELINMLYIFVFNLICMYEKSPTVQTLEKILKIAEYSLHCLQEENDCVVRSFWMRMFYLRMVYCLLGISNKGDIIPGCIVLPKHVQRASDLLAEVDKIWNGIETRRKMFYYVAQARIEELENPPEEIDLALEFINMATEIARKGNFGESKFINEYAESLRVIQSKYCRDDSNDEVHGKILVRSAMEHDENNDEHPNTNTVTKCVCGDKGNTQEQYSLQTSETQKLLLDEVNITLEQEQLLLRPYLKQLNPPTRLKHIFRDEKNESQSIIDIPCHKTDDNSILNNTAITMHSNGVLCQDLVAERFESLMNSKDLDNFYIETDFSSVINLHRPII